A single genomic interval of Acidobacteriota bacterium harbors:
- a CDS encoding TRAP transporter large permease subunit translates to MSVDPPVELPQREPGHARPAWQRALVSGENLLVVLPLAALVVLPLAEIVLRALFRTGISGSSTIVQHMCLFVGMFGGAIAARENRLLSLSTVTTFLSGRAKSTARLISSSVAAAVTLFLCVASFEYIQAMRPLAKVLVYGIPVWVVQLVLPVGFALVVLRLIWHAGSGWRERVIACALAAGLAVLAVGLPFEPELLMVPALVVLGFAILLGAPVFTALGGAALILFWGQGEPTLSIPLKHYGLVTNPTLPSIPLFTLAGYFLAEGGASRRLVRVFQTLVGAFRGGPALVAVLVCAFFTSFTGASGVTILALGGLLMPVLLAAGYRERPALGLLTGAGSLGLLFPPCLPPILYVIVANTSAQANITIQQIFLGGMGPGVLLVILTAWWGMRQGPRIKSGGRLIDWREAGSAVWAAKWELLIPVVALAALFSGYATPVEAAAVTALYAFLCESVIHRDLRIVRDVPRVMTECGLLVGGVLLILGVALGFTHFLIDAQVPDQAVEWVTGAIHSRWVFLLAVNVLLLVVGCLMDIFSAIVVVVPLLVPLGTAFGIDPVHLGIVFLANLELGYLTPPVGMNLFLSSYRFGKPMPEVIRAIIPILIVLLLGVLLITYVPPLTTWLPRWLG, encoded by the coding sequence ATGAGTGTCGACCCCCCCGTCGAGCTCCCGCAACGGGAGCCGGGCCATGCGCGCCCCGCTTGGCAGCGCGCCCTGGTCAGCGGGGAGAACCTGCTGGTGGTGCTGCCGTTGGCCGCGCTGGTGGTGTTGCCACTGGCTGAAATCGTTCTTCGGGCTCTGTTCCGCACCGGCATTTCCGGCTCCAGCACCATCGTGCAGCACATGTGCCTGTTCGTGGGCATGTTCGGCGGCGCCATCGCCGCCCGCGAAAACCGGCTGCTGTCACTGTCCACCGTCACCACCTTTTTGAGCGGCCGCGCCAAATCCACGGCCCGGCTTATCAGTAGCAGCGTCGCGGCGGCGGTCACCCTGTTCCTGTGCGTCGCCAGCTTCGAATACATCCAGGCGATGCGCCCGCTCGCCAAGGTGCTGGTGTACGGAATCCCGGTATGGGTCGTCCAGCTCGTGCTGCCGGTGGGCTTCGCCCTGGTGGTGCTCCGCCTGATCTGGCACGCCGGTTCCGGGTGGCGAGAGCGCGTCATCGCCTGCGCGCTGGCTGCCGGCCTGGCGGTGCTGGCCGTCGGGCTGCCGTTCGAGCCCGAGCTGCTCATGGTGCCGGCGCTGGTGGTGCTGGGCTTCGCCATCCTGCTGGGCGCCCCCGTGTTCACAGCCCTGGGCGGCGCCGCCCTCATCCTGTTCTGGGGACAGGGCGAACCCACCCTCTCCATCCCGCTGAAGCATTACGGGCTGGTGACCAATCCCACCCTGCCCAGCATTCCGCTGTTCACGCTGGCCGGGTATTTCCTCGCCGAAGGGGGCGCGTCGCGACGGCTGGTCCGCGTGTTCCAGACCCTGGTGGGCGCATTTCGCGGCGGACCGGCGTTGGTGGCCGTGCTGGTCTGCGCTTTCTTCACCTCGTTCACCGGCGCCTCAGGCGTGACGATCCTGGCCCTGGGCGGCCTGCTTATGCCCGTGCTGCTCGCCGCCGGCTACCGCGAGCGTCCCGCGCTGGGTCTGCTCACCGGCGCCGGTTCGCTGGGGCTCCTGTTTCCGCCGTGCCTGCCGCCGATCCTTTATGTCATCGTGGCCAACACCAGTGCTCAGGCCAACATCACCATCCAGCAGATCTTTCTCGGCGGTATGGGACCGGGCGTCCTGCTGGTGATCCTGACGGCCTGGTGGGGGATGCGCCAGGGGCCGAGGATCAAATCGGGCGGCCGCCTCATCGACTGGCGCGAGGCCGGATCAGCGGTCTGGGCCGCCAAGTGGGAACTGCTCATCCCGGTGGTGGCGCTGGCGGCGCTGTTTTCCGGCTACGCCACGCCCGTGGAGGCGGCGGCGGTGACCGCCCTATACGCCTTTCTGTGCGAGAGCGTCATCCACCGGGACCTGCGCATCGTTCGCGACGTCCCCCGGGTCATGACCGAGTGCGGTCTGCTGGTGGGCGGCGTGTTGCTGATCCTCGGCGTCGCGCTGGGCTTCACCCATTTCCTCATCGATGCCCAGGTACCGGACCAGGCGGTGGAGTGGGTCACCGGCGCCATCCACTCCCGCTGGGTGTTTCTGCTTGCGGTCAACGTGTTGCTCCTCGTGGTGGGATGCCTGATGGACATTTTCTCCGCCATCGTGGTGGTGGTCCCGCTGCTGGTGCCGCTCGGCACCGCCTTTGGCATCGATCCCGTCCACCTGGGCATCGTCTTCCTGGCCAATCTGGAGCTCGGATATCTGACGCCGCCGGTGGGCATGAACCTGTTCCTGTCCTCCTACCGATTCGGCAAACCCATGCCCGAAGTCATTCGGGCCATCATCCCGATTCTGATCGTTCTGCTGCTGGGCGTGCTCCTCATCACCTATGTGCCCCCGCTCACCACCTGGCTGCCCCGCTGGCTGGGCTGA
- a CDS encoding aromatic amino acid lyase, whose product MAIVLDGKSLTIDRLVQIARHGEKVALSTDALERIRACRGMLEEKIQAHEIMYGVNTGIGEFSEVVLNDEQVMQFQKYLIYNHAAGIGDPAPIEYVRGAMAGRINVHAHGKSGCRPEITQTFVEMLNRGVTPVVCQKGSVGACGDLAPMSQIALLLMGEGEAWYQGERLPGAEAMRRAGIPVPGLMARDGLAAINGSNLITAMSAIQLYDMNRWLKQAEIACAMSLEALYANLKPYDVRLHQVRGFPGAVRSAQAIMKCIEGSDLQTGKLKMKVQDAYSMRSSPQVIGAAHDALAFARQQVEIELNGVGDNPIFLPEHRLTLTGANFQGTPVCLPMDMVGAAITTVCVMSERRLNRLTNPALSVGLPPFLTKGAGMFSGMMLSQYTADSLIVEQRILSMPASTQSIPAAADQEDFVSMGMNTAIKNHQIFDNACGVLGIEFMAAAQGLDFRTFTPGKGVRAAHGVVRKYVAHLGEDRPLYPDHTRMKELVRSCEILDVVEQAVGSLE is encoded by the coding sequence ATGGCCATCGTATTGGACGGTAAATCCCTGACCATCGATCGGCTGGTCCAGATCGCCCGCCACGGCGAGAAGGTGGCGCTCAGCACCGACGCCCTGGAGCGGATCCGCGCCTGCCGCGGCATGCTGGAGGAAAAGATCCAGGCCCATGAGATCATGTACGGCGTGAACACCGGCATCGGCGAATTTTCCGAGGTGGTGCTCAACGACGAGCAGGTCATGCAGTTCCAGAAGTACTTGATCTACAATCACGCAGCCGGCATCGGCGACCCCGCCCCCATCGAATACGTCCGCGGCGCCATGGCCGGACGCATCAACGTGCACGCCCACGGGAAGTCCGGCTGCCGGCCCGAGATCACCCAGACGTTCGTGGAGATGCTCAACAGGGGCGTCACCCCCGTCGTCTGCCAGAAAGGCTCGGTGGGCGCCTGCGGCGACTTGGCGCCCATGTCCCAGATCGCCCTCCTGCTCATGGGCGAGGGCGAAGCCTGGTACCAGGGCGAGCGGCTGCCCGGCGCCGAGGCCATGCGCCGCGCCGGCATCCCGGTCCCGGGCCTGATGGCGCGCGACGGCCTGGCCGCCATCAACGGCTCCAACTTGATCACCGCGATGAGCGCCATCCAGCTCTACGACATGAACCGGTGGCTCAAGCAGGCCGAGATCGCCTGCGCCATGTCCCTCGAAGCCCTCTATGCCAACCTGAAGCCGTACGACGTGCGCCTGCACCAGGTCCGGGGATTCCCGGGCGCCGTGCGGAGCGCCCAGGCGATCATGAAGTGCATCGAGGGGAGCGACCTGCAGACCGGCAAGCTGAAGATGAAAGTCCAGGACGCCTACTCCATGCGCTCCAGCCCGCAGGTGATCGGCGCCGCCCACGACGCCCTGGCCTTCGCCCGCCAGCAGGTGGAGATCGAGCTCAACGGCGTCGGCGACAATCCCATCTTCTTGCCCGAGCATCGGCTCACCCTGACCGGCGCCAATTTCCAAGGCACCCCGGTGTGCCTGCCCATGGACATGGTGGGCGCTGCCATCACCACGGTCTGCGTGATGTCGGAACGCCGGCTCAACCGCCTGACCAACCCCGCGCTCAGCGTGGGGCTCCCGCCGTTCCTGACCAAGGGCGCCGGCATGTTCTCCGGCATGATGCTCAGCCAGTACACCGCCGACAGCCTCATCGTGGAACAGCGCATCCTGTCGATGCCGGCCAGCACCCAGTCCATCCCGGCCGCCGCTGACCAGGAGGACTTCGTGTCCATGGGCATGAATACGGCGATCAAGAACCACCAGATCTTCGACAACGCCTGCGGCGTGCTGGGCATCGAGTTCATGGCCGCCGCCCAGGGACTGGACTTCCGGACCTTCACGCCGGGCAAGGGCGTCCGGGCGGCGCACGGCGTGGTTCGCAAATACGTCGCCCATCTCGGCGAGGATCGGCCGCTCTATCCCGACCACACCCGGATGAAGGAGCTGGTGCGCTCCTGCGAGATCCTGGATGTGGTGGAGCAGGCCGTCGGCAGTCTCGAATAG
- a CDS encoding DUF1846 domain-containing protein: MPTHSGFDNDRYLREQTAAILERVHRFNDKLYLEFGGKLLFDLHAARVLPGYDPNVKMRLLHQLRDQADIILCIFAGDIEKRKVRADFGISYDADALKLIDDLADWGIEITAVVITRYDDQPAARIFKNKLERRQVRVYTHRATPGYPTDIDRIVSDAGYGANPYIETTKPLVVVTGPGPGSGKLATCLAQLYHDYRRGRSAGYAKFETFPIWNLPLKHPVNVAYEAATAELRDVNVIDPHHLEIYGQTTVNYNRDVEIFPALKRIMEKITGAASPYNSPTDMGVNRCGFGIVDDAAVQAASRQEIIRRYFRYACEYMLGLVDRETAQRVELLMRDNGLTPEDRPVVNPARVAARAAEEGGKGHDGIFCGAAVELPDGFVVDGKNSPLMHAASSLVLNAVKRLAGIPDQIHLLSPTIIDSIASLKRQVFGKDVSLDLNETLNALAISATTNPAAQVAIDKLRALRGCEAHITHIPAPGDESGLRDLGINLTSDPQFSSHRLFVR; the protein is encoded by the coding sequence GTGCCGACTCACTCAGGTTTCGACAACGACAGGTATTTGCGCGAACAGACCGCCGCCATCCTGGAGCGGGTGCACCGGTTCAACGACAAGCTGTACCTCGAATTCGGCGGCAAGCTGCTCTTCGACCTCCATGCCGCCCGGGTGCTGCCCGGGTACGATCCCAACGTCAAGATGCGGCTGCTGCACCAGCTTCGCGACCAGGCCGACATCATCCTCTGCATCTTCGCCGGCGACATCGAAAAGCGCAAGGTGCGCGCCGACTTCGGCATCAGCTACGACGCCGACGCCCTCAAGCTCATCGACGACCTGGCCGACTGGGGCATCGAGATCACGGCCGTGGTCATCACCCGCTATGACGACCAGCCGGCCGCCCGGATTTTCAAGAACAAGCTGGAGCGGCGCCAGGTGCGCGTCTACACCCACCGCGCCACCCCCGGCTACCCCACCGACATCGACCGGATCGTGAGCGACGCGGGTTACGGCGCCAACCCCTACATCGAAACCACCAAGCCGCTGGTCGTCGTGACGGGGCCCGGCCCCGGCAGCGGCAAGCTGGCCACCTGCTTGGCCCAGCTTTACCACGACTACCGCCGCGGCCGCTCGGCGGGCTACGCCAAGTTCGAGACGTTTCCCATCTGGAATCTGCCCCTGAAGCATCCGGTCAACGTCGCCTACGAGGCCGCCACCGCCGAACTGCGGGATGTCAACGTCATCGACCCGCACCATCTCGAGATCTATGGCCAGACCACCGTCAACTACAACCGCGACGTCGAGATCTTTCCCGCCCTGAAGCGGATCATGGAGAAGATCACCGGCGCGGCCTCGCCCTACAACTCCCCCACCGACATGGGCGTCAACCGCTGCGGGTTCGGCATCGTCGACGACGCCGCGGTCCAGGCCGCCTCCCGTCAGGAGATCATCCGCCGCTACTTTCGCTATGCCTGCGAGTACATGCTGGGTCTGGTGGACCGCGAGACCGCCCAGCGCGTGGAGCTGCTGATGCGGGACAACGGGCTCACTCCCGAAGACCGGCCGGTGGTGAATCCCGCCCGCGTCGCCGCCCGCGCCGCCGAAGAGGGCGGCAAGGGGCACGACGGCATCTTCTGCGGCGCGGCGGTGGAGCTGCCCGACGGCTTTGTGGTGGACGGGAAGAATTCACCCCTCATGCACGCGGCCTCGAGTCTGGTGCTCAACGCCGTCAAGCGGCTGGCGGGGATCCCGGACCAGATCCACCTGCTCTCCCCCACCATCATCGATTCCATCGCCAGCCTGAAACGGCAGGTGTTCGGGAAGGATGTCAGCCTCGACCTCAACGAGACCCTCAACGCGCTGGCCATCAGCGCCACCACCAATCCAGCCGCACAGGTGGCCATCGACAAGCTGCGCGCCCTGCGGGGATGCGAGGCCCATATCACCCACATCCCCGCTCCCGGCGACGAATCCGGTTTGCGCGATCTCGGCATCAATCTGACCTCCGATCCGCAGTTTTCCAGTCACCGGCTGTTCGTCCGCTGA